A part of Mustela erminea isolate mMusErm1 chromosome 9, mMusErm1.Pri, whole genome shotgun sequence genomic DNA contains:
- the LOC116599291 gene encoding olfactory receptor 145-like, giving the protein MDMENSSLVTEFILVGLTKYSEIQLPLFFLFLGIYIVTVAGNMGLVTLIGLNSHLHTPMYYFLFNLSFIDLCYSSVITPKLLVNFVSEPNTISYAACMTQLFFYCFFVSAECYVLTVMAYDRYVAICKPLLYTVTMSPQVCSLLAVIVYVGAFIGAWAHTGCMLRLTFCDANTINHYMCDILPLLELSCTSTHVNELVVLIVVGFDVGVPSLTIIVSYTFILTSILHIRSTEGRSKAFSTCSSHIIVVSVFFGSGAFMYLHPSSVLSMDQGKVSTVFYTIVVPMLNPLIYSFRNKEVKVALKKSLSRKIFS; this is encoded by the coding sequence ATGGATATGGAAAACAGTTCCTTAGTCACTGAGTTTATCCTTGTGGGTTTAACCAAATATTCAGAGATCCAGCTGCCCCTGTTCTTCCTGTTCTTAGGAATCTACATTGTCACCGTGGCAGGAAATATGGGCTTGGTCACTCTAATTGGACTGAATTCTCACCTTCACACGCCCATGTACTACTTCCTCTTTAATTTATCCTTTATCGACCTCTGTTATTCTTCCGTCATCACCCCAAAATTGCTGGTAAACTTTGTGTCTGAACCAAACACCATCTCCTATGCAGCGTGCATGACTCAGCtttttttctattgcttcttTGTCAGTGCAGAGTGCTATGTATTGACAGTAATGGCCTATGATCGCTATGTGGCCATTTGTAAGCCCCTACTGTATACAGTCACCATGTCCCCTCAGGTCTGTTCTCTGTTGGCTGTGATTGTATATGTGGGGGCATTTATCGGTGCCTGGGCCCACACAGGATGCATGCTGAGGCTGACCTTCTGTGATGCCAACACCATCAACCACTACATGTGTGACATCCTCCCCCTCCTGGAGCTTTCCTGCACAAGCACTCATGTCAATGAGCTGGTAGTTCTCATTGTTGTGGGCTTTGATGTCGGTGTGCCCAGCCTCACTATCATTGTCTCTTACACTTTTATCCTCACTAGCATCCTTCACATCCGTTCCACTGAAGGAAGGTCCAAAGCCTTCAGCACTTGCAGCTCACATATAATTGtcgtttctgttttctttgggtcaGGGGCATTCATGTATCTTcatccttcttctgtcttgtccATGGACCAGGGAAAAGTGTCCACCGTGTTCTACACCATTGTGGTGCCTATGCTCAATCCTCTGATCTATAGCTTCAGGAACAAGGAAGTTAAGGTTGCCCTGAAAAAAAGCTtgagtagaaaaatattttcctga